One Methanocaldococcus infernus ME DNA segment encodes these proteins:
- a CDS encoding TIGR00267 family protein, with protein sequence MNIKKILKYVENGSAIRYIVRGLIDGSLSTLGVVIGASGSADPTIIISAGLGGGLANGLSNILGAFTAEKASLERDRINMEKKLLKKSGYLKNSIIYKRAIRETMICGVVDGVSTTLGSALPVIPFFFFDVHTALYMAIGITIIILFILGAFIGVISRANIVTSGIKMVIGALLVSILCFAIEKIL encoded by the coding sequence GTGAATATAAAAAAGATATTAAAGTATGTTGAAAATGGTAGTGCCATTAGATACATAGTTAGAGGATTAATTGATGGCTCTCTCTCAACCCTTGGGGTAGTGATTGGAGCAAGTGGCTCAGCTGATCCAACCATTATAATCTCAGCTGGCTTAGGTGGAGGCTTAGCCAATGGTCTCTCCAATATCTTAGGAGCCTTTACAGCTGAAAAAGCTTCTTTAGAGAGAGATAGGATAAACATGGAAAAGAAACTTTTAAAGAAATCTGGCTACTTGAAAAATTCTATTATTTATAAAAGAGCTATCAGAGAAACTATGATCTGTGGAGTTGTTGATGGAGTCTCTACAACCTTAGGCTCAGCTCTTCCAGTAATTCCTTTCTTTTTCTTTGATGTCCATACAGCTCTATACATGGCTATAGGGATAACAATTATTATATTATTTATCTTAGGAGCCTTCATAGGAGTGATATCAAGAGCTAATATAGTTACTTCAGGTATTAAAATGGTTATTGGAGCTCTATTAGTTTCAATTTTATGCTTTGCCATAGAGAAGATATTATGA
- a CDS encoding DUF2115 domain-containing protein has protein sequence MKATELLKKLKEEAKNFSIYDIAKVRAFLERDAKYLPKNYREKYVNKMLEHFLKSLKEVKEYKLKEDYEIDEKKLKALLDRIENSGYDETFIRLSKIVCPFLVFIAKKPIHPLDLEFPGGLKIIKKGDKYYCPVKEKQKNQFSLCPFCICQPL, from the coding sequence ATGAAAGCTACTGAGCTATTAAAGAAGTTAAAAGAGGAGGCTAAGAACTTTAGCATCTATGACATAGCTAAGGTTAGAGCCTTCTTAGAGAGGGATGCCAAATATCTACCAAAAAACTATAGAGAGAAGTATGTAAATAAGATGTTAGAACATTTTTTAAAAAGCTTAAAAGAGGTTAAGGAATATAAGTTAAAGGAAGACTATGAAATAGATGAGAAAAAGCTTAAAGCTCTCTTAGATAGGATTGAGAATAGTGGCTATGATGAAACCTTTATAAGACTCTCAAAAATAGTCTGTCCCTTCTTAGTATTTATAGCTAAAAAACCAATTCATCCCTTAGATTTAGAATTCCCAGGAGGTCTAAAAATTATTAAAAAAGGAGATAAATATTATTGTCCAGTTAAGGAGAAGCAGAAGAATCAGTTCTCACTCTGCCCCTTCTGTATTTGCCAACCTCTCTAA
- the pfdA gene encoding prefoldin subunit alpha has product MDTIRAYVSQIEGLRAEITRLDSLVATLRQSLATLKSLKELGEGKVVLVPVGSIAQVEMKLEKMDKVVVSIGQNISAELEYEEALKYIENEIQKLLAFRLVLEQAIAELYAKIEELISKEKEEKEEEENEGGEEKKD; this is encoded by the coding sequence ATGGACACAATAAGAGCATATGTTTCCCAAATAGAGGGGTTAAGGGCTGAGATAACAAGATTAGATTCTTTAGTAGCTACATTAAGACAGTCTTTAGCTACATTAAAAAGCTTAAAAGAACTTGGAGAGGGTAAGGTTGTCTTAGTTCCAGTAGGATCAATAGCTCAAGTTGAGATGAAGTTGGAGAAGATGGATAAGGTTGTAGTTTCCATAGGGCAAAATATCTCTGCTGAGCTTGAATATGAAGAGGCTCTAAAGTATATAGAGAATGAAATCCAAAAGTTATTAGCCTTTAGATTAGTTTTAGAGCAAGCTATAGCTGAGCTTTATGCTAAAATAGAAGAGTTAATTAGCAAGGAGAAAGAGGAGAAGGAAGAGGAGGAAAATGAAGGAGGAGAGGAGAAGAAAGATTAA
- a CDS encoding flavodoxin domain-containing protein, with protein sequence MVSLERKKEICWEVNRYKALGITKSCLNNSYIIKDKEKIIFDPIAVKDEKADYIVITNFLELEHIKLSKENKYIVTKFGKEVIENFGEYDYLVIGYGDEFNIGETNLKFYCTDFYITSYWLEKDILLSGELFSQYEVIGSSDTKEDFRKLMEELKEHYANILLPHREDILKLLEDFKNLEIKKILPSHGVCWEKYIENVFFEYKFWSLGNYRERAVIVFISLYQATELIAKALKEGLEEEVEVRVHRLNFSKVTEVMRDLLDAKYLLVGSPTINNDIHPKVKFFLDYMKKLNPSSNKIAVPFGSYGFESAHYRLIDLLSELEFKVVYDDILFTKFIPDKSRLEKIKEFAKKLLTLDP encoded by the coding sequence ATGGTTAGCTTGGAAAGAAAAAAGGAGATTTGTTGGGAGGTTAATAGATATAAAGCCTTAGGAATAACAAAGAGCTGTTTAAATAACTCTTATATAATCAAAGATAAAGAGAAGATTATCTTTGACCCTATAGCTGTTAAAGATGAGAAAGCTGATTACATTGTTATTACAAACTTTTTAGAGCTTGAGCATATAAAATTAAGTAAAGAAAATAAATATATTGTTACAAAGTTTGGGAAAGAAGTTATTGAAAATTTTGGAGAATATGATTACTTAGTTATAGGCTATGGTGATGAATTTAACATAGGGGAAACTAACTTAAAATTTTACTGCACTGACTTTTATATAACCTCTTACTGGTTAGAGAAAGATATTCTACTTTCAGGAGAGCTCTTTAGCCAATATGAAGTTATTGGAAGCTCTGATACTAAGGAAGATTTTAGGAAGTTGATGGAAGAGTTGAAAGAGCATTATGCCAATATTTTACTTCCTCATAGGGAAGATATCTTAAAACTATTGGAAGATTTTAAAAACTTGGAAATTAAGAAAATTTTGCCTTCTCATGGAGTTTGTTGGGAGAAATATATAGAGAATGTTTTCTTTGAATATAAATTTTGGAGCTTAGGAAATTATAGGGAGAGGGCTGTTATTGTCTTCATCTCCCTATATCAGGCTACTGAACTTATAGCCAAGGCTCTTAAAGAAGGGTTAGAAGAAGAGGTTGAGGTCAGAGTTCATAGGTTAAACTTCTCTAAGGTAACTGAGGTTATGAGAGATCTGTTAGATGCTAAATATTTATTGGTGGGATCTCCAACAATTAATAATGATATTCACCCAAAGGTTAAGTTTTTCTTGGATTATATGAAAAAGTTAAATCCAAGTAGTAATAAAATAGCTGTTCCCTTTGGCTCTTATGGATTTGAGAGTGCTCATTATAGGTTAATTGACTTACTAAGTGAACTTGAATTTAAGGTAGTTTATGATGACATCTTATTCACTAAATTTATCCCTGATAAAAGTAGGTTGGAAAAGATTAAGGAGTTTGCTAAGAAACTTTTAACTCTTGATCCTTAA
- a CDS encoding precorrin-2 dehydrogenase/sirohydrochlorin ferrochelatase family protein codes for MFGCGNVGKRRAKKLLNAGAEVHIYSKDFDERLLNYGNVKFFKIDLSKVGEEELKNIIKNYDFIVTAVNEEINKKISEIAIKLNKFVNSSTEELNFIIPACVVKEDIIFSIYTGGKSPILAREIRKMVEKYIDKGEIEFIGAFRKFLKDKVKDSKKRREILEKLFTNERFQEELLRLIEKWEDDNNTEG; via the coding sequence ATTTTTGGCTGTGGGAATGTTGGGAAAAGGAGAGCTAAAAAGCTATTAAATGCTGGGGCTGAGGTTCATATCTATTCAAAAGACTTTGATGAGAGATTATTAAACTATGGGAATGTAAAATTTTTTAAGATTGATCTCTCTAAGGTTGGTGAAGAAGAGTTAAAAAATATTATAAAAAATTATGACTTTATAGTAACAGCTGTCAATGAAGAAATAAATAAGAAGATTAGTGAGATAGCCATAAAATTAAATAAATTTGTAAATTCTTCAACTGAAGAGCTTAACTTTATCATTCCAGCCTGTGTAGTTAAAGAGGATATAATTTTTTCCATCTACACAGGAGGGAAAAGCCCCATATTAGCAAGAGAGATTAGGAAGATGGTTGAAAAATATATAGATAAAGGAGAGATAGAATTTATAGGAGCATTTAGAAAATTTTTAAAAGATAAAGTTAAGGATAGTAAAAAAAGGAGAGAAATTTTGGAGAAGCTATTTACCAATGAAAGATTTCAAGAAGAGCTTTTAAGATTGATAGAAAAGTGGGAAGATGATAACAATACTGAAGGCTGA
- the hemA gene encoding glutamyl-tRNA reductase, translating into MTILKADHKKYRVDELEKLRVDEEEFYKNFDNSILLQTCNRVEMIFFNHDLEEIKRKVKNFDKFDILIDDEAIIHLFRLASGLESMIVGEFQILGQLKNSYLKAKNLGKIKSKEFEKIILKAIHVGQRVRLETDIGKGSVSIASAAVELVEKLTGLEGKNLLLIGAGEMGTLVAKALKEKKIKAIIVANRTYEKAESLAKELGGIAIKFDKLKEALKYADIVISATSAPHPILTKERVRDIGETIIIDIANPRDTTDDIRELSYIKLFTIDDLRIVAEENLKKREKEIPKVEEIIKEEFKVLKEKLEDLKVEEEIKEFCKVLEEIREREVKKAIDIFKNKNISFEEVLENFSKALCKRVICEVKRFYKN; encoded by the coding sequence ATAACAATACTGAAGGCTGATCATAAGAAGTATAGAGTTGATGAGTTAGAAAAGCTAAGAGTAGATGAGGAAGAGTTCTATAAAAACTTTGATAACTCTATTTTACTACAAACTTGTAATAGAGTTGAGATGATCTTTTTTAACCATGATTTAGAAGAAATTAAAAGAAAGGTTAAAAATTTTGACAAATTTGATATTTTAATTGATGATGAAGCTATCATTCACCTATTTAGATTAGCCTCTGGCTTAGAGTCTATGATTGTTGGGGAGTTTCAAATTTTAGGACAGTTGAAGAATAGTTATTTAAAAGCTAAAAACTTGGGAAAAATTAAGAGTAAAGAATTTGAGAAAATTATTTTAAAAGCTATTCATGTAGGACAGAGGGTTAGATTGGAAACAGATATTGGAAAGGGTTCAGTGTCTATAGCCTCTGCTGCTGTTGAGTTGGTTGAGAAACTTACAGGTTTGGAGGGAAAGAATTTATTGCTAATTGGAGCTGGAGAGATGGGGACTTTAGTGGCTAAGGCATTAAAGGAGAAAAAAATTAAGGCTATTATTGTAGCCAATAGAACCTATGAGAAAGCTGAGAGCTTAGCTAAAGAGCTTGGTGGAATAGCTATAAAGTTTGATAAGCTTAAAGAAGCTTTAAAATATGCAGATATTGTTATAAGTGCCACTTCAGCTCCTCATCCTATCTTAACAAAGGAGAGAGTTAGAGATATAGGGGAAACAATTATAATAGATATTGCAAATCCAAGGGATACTACAGATGATATAAGAGAGCTAAGTTATATAAAGCTCTTCACTATAGATGATTTAAGAATTGTGGCTGAGGAAAATTTAAAGAAGAGAGAGAAAGAGATTCCAAAGGTTGAGGAAATTATTAAAGAGGAGTTCAAAGTTTTAAAAGAGAAGTTGGAAGATTTAAAAGTTGAGGAAGAGATTAAAGAGTTCTGTAAAGTTTTGGAAGAGATTAGGGAAAGAGAGGTTAAAAAAGCTATTGATATATTTAAAAATAAAAATATAAGCTTTGAGGAAGTGTTAGAAAACTTTTCTAAGGCTCTATGTAAAAGGGTGATCTGTGAAGTCAAGAGATTTTATAAGAATTAA
- a CDS encoding redox-regulated ATPase YchF encodes MLLIGLVGKPNVGKSTFFNALTEKEVDIGNYPFTTIEPNKGIGFITSECPCKELNLKCNPRNSKCIDGIRYIPVEVVDVAGLVPGAYEGRGMGNKFLDDLRQADAFILVVDASGRTDKEGNIGEGDPVEDVKFLLEELDMWIYKILSKNWDKLLRRAQQEKNIVKLLKDQLSGLNISEEDIKMAIRDFDESLMKWKEEDLLELAKRLRKISKPFIIAANKADLPEAEENIKRLKREFKDYLVIPTSAEIELALKRAEKSGIIKRVFDREKEDFIILDESKLSPQMKRALDYIKEFLDKYGSTGVQKCLNEAYFNLLNSIVVYPVEDENKFSDKEGNVLPDAFLMRKGDTARDLAYKIHTDLGERFLYAIDARKKIRLGADYELKHNDIIKIVAVR; translated from the coding sequence ATACTCTTGATTGGTTTAGTGGGAAAGCCAAATGTTGGAAAGTCAACATTCTTCAATGCCTTAACAGAGAAAGAGGTTGATATTGGAAACTATCCTTTCACAACCATAGAGCCAAATAAGGGAATAGGGTTTATAACCTCAGAGTGTCCATGTAAGGAGTTAAATTTAAAGTGTAATCCAAGAAATTCTAAGTGTATAGATGGGATAAGATATATTCCTGTTGAAGTGGTTGATGTTGCTGGGCTTGTCCCAGGAGCTTATGAAGGTAGAGGAATGGGAAACAAATTCTTAGATGATTTAAGACAGGCTGATGCTTTTATCTTGGTTGTAGATGCCTCTGGAAGAACAGATAAAGAGGGGAATATTGGAGAAGGGGATCCTGTTGAAGATGTTAAATTCCTCTTGGAAGAGTTAGACATGTGGATCTATAAAATTCTATCAAAAAATTGGGATAAGTTGTTAAGGAGAGCCCAGCAGGAGAAGAATATAGTTAAGTTATTAAAGGATCAGTTGAGTGGCTTAAATATTAGTGAGGAAGATATTAAAATGGCTATAAGAGACTTTGATGAAAGCTTAATGAAGTGGAAAGAAGAGGATTTATTGGAATTAGCTAAAAGGTTAAGGAAGATATCTAAGCCTTTTATTATAGCTGCTAATAAAGCAGATCTTCCAGAGGCTGAGGAAAATATAAAGAGGTTAAAGAGAGAATTTAAAGACTATCTTGTAATTCCAACCTCTGCAGAGATTGAGTTAGCATTAAAAAGAGCTGAGAAGTCTGGGATTATAAAGAGAGTATTTGATAGAGAAAAAGAAGATTTTATTATCTTGGATGAGAGTAAGTTAAGCCCTCAGATGAAGAGAGCTTTAGACTATATAAAGGAGTTCTTAGATAAATATGGAAGTACTGGAGTTCAGAAGTGTTTAAATGAAGCTTACTTTAATTTATTAAACTCTATAGTAGTTTATCCTGTTGAGGATGAAAATAAATTCTCTGATAAGGAAGGGAATGTCTTACCAGATGCTTTCTTAATGAGAAAGGGAGATACAGCAAGAGACTTAGCCTATAAGATACATACTGATTTAGGAGAGAGATTTTTATATGCCATAGATGCAAGGAAAAAGATTAGGTTAGGAGCAGACTATGAGTTGAAGCATAATGATATAATAAAAATTGTTGCTGTAAGATGA
- a CDS encoding glycosyltransferase family 4 protein, which translates to MKRMKKIIIFPGYYIPHIGGLETHVDEFVKHLSKDENFEIYVFAPNIPEAEEFEIRYNKVKVYRYPAFEIIPNYPVPNIFNLKFWKMFLNLYKIDFDIVMTRTRFFSNTLLGFIFAKLRLKRKKLIHVEHGSAFVKVENKLVNKIAYLYDMVIGRLIFNKADYVIAISEAVREFIKNFTDREVPVIYRGLEIEEIEKIKEDEEIKERFKDKIKLCFVGRLYKWKGVENIIKAYKLFPKELREKVVLIIVGYGEDLERLKRLSGEYLNNGIYFLGKQPFERAIAIIKSCDIYIHSSYPGGGLSSSLLQAMACGKAIVASPHEGAKEVIVNGVNGILLKDNTPESLKEGIVYLIENRDKWDLFGENCKKLIREKFSWDKNIERYKNILGR; encoded by the coding sequence ATGAAAAGGATGAAGAAGATAATTATTTTCCCTGGCTACTATATTCCTCACATTGGTGGATTGGAAACACATGTAGATGAGTTTGTTAAACACTTATCTAAAGATGAAAATTTTGAAATCTATGTCTTTGCTCCAAATATTCCAGAGGCTGAAGAGTTTGAGATTAGATATAATAAGGTTAAGGTTTATAGATATCCAGCATTTGAAATTATTCCTAACTATCCAGTTCCTAACATCTTTAACCTTAAATTTTGGAAGATGTTTCTTAATCTATATAAAATAGATTTTGATATTGTCATGACAAGAACAAGGTTTTTTTCAAACACCTTACTTGGCTTTATCTTTGCAAAGCTGAGACTAAAGAGGAAGAAGTTAATTCATGTAGAACATGGCAGTGCCTTTGTTAAGGTGGAGAACAAGTTGGTTAATAAGATAGCTTATCTATATGATATGGTTATAGGAAGGCTCATTTTTAATAAGGCTGATTATGTTATAGCCATCTCTGAGGCTGTTAGAGAGTTTATTAAAAATTTTACTGATAGGGAAGTTCCAGTTATTTATAGGGGGCTTGAGATAGAAGAAATTGAGAAAATTAAGGAAGATGAAGAAATAAAAGAAAGATTTAAAGATAAAATAAAGCTTTGCTTTGTTGGCAGGCTTTACAAGTGGAAAGGAGTTGAAAATATTATTAAAGCTTATAAGTTATTTCCTAAAGAGCTTAGGGAAAAGGTAGTTTTAATAATAGTTGGCTATGGAGAAGATTTGGAAAGGTTAAAGAGGCTTTCTGGGGAATATTTAAATAATGGAATCTACTTTTTAGGAAAACAGCCTTTTGAGAGAGCCATAGCCATAATAAAATCTTGTGATATTTATATTCATTCCTCTTACCCTGGTGGAGGTTTATCAAGCTCTTTACTTCAAGCTATGGCTTGTGGAAAAGCTATAGTTGCAAGTCCTCATGAAGGGGCTAAGGAAGTTATTGTTAATGGAGTTAATGGAATTCTTTTAAAGGATAACACTCCAGAAAGCTTAAAAGAGGGAATAGTTTATTTAATTGAGAATAGAGATAAGTGGGATCTCTTTGGAGAGAATTGTAAGAAACTTATAAGGGAAAAGTTTAGTTGGGATAAAAATATTGAGAGATATAAAAATATTTTAGGTAGGTGA
- a CDS encoding flippase — protein sequence MSYKERVVKGITWNFLLLMLSAPIGYLVRVLYANELPKLDVGLFYAVLDFCCMVAIFKDLGLSAALVRFIPKFLHEKRKDLIKSTIISVGLLQTSISLIITLIIIIIAPIIAEYYINNRGQFTGHLDFVVNVLIILSIGYWFQSIMDVISRSILGFQNQKYYGTISFVRVSLILLFSLIFIFLFNIHNALSPTYAYTITPIVLIIIYGHIFIKKIFPNFFREKLIFSKSLVKDLFSYGLPLMFGSASGLILGYLDGICLTYFTGLNAVADYRNVAMPTTLVLSYLASAIHSVLFPMSSELWEKGYKRYIKLALEKISLYTFIIILPMGILTAYFSEIIVKLFFNLQYLSAVPAMRILSFGIIFMSLNRVGFTILNGIGKSFLSIKILYIGAFFNLIFNILLIPKFGTIGASIATTLSYFLMWFLLVKFIYKFLDVNYKKLIKNFVVIIIIGTLSLILLILIMKFLNNVNILLKLIFGIIIYVIIYLAGILLLKIIDFDEILEILNKLRRFK from the coding sequence TTGAGTTATAAAGAGAGGGTTGTTAAAGGTATTACTTGGAATTTTTTACTTCTGATGTTATCCGCTCCTATTGGTTATCTAGTTAGGGTTCTTTATGCTAATGAGCTTCCTAAGTTGGATGTTGGTTTATTCTATGCTGTTTTGGATTTTTGTTGTATGGTAGCTATTTTTAAAGACTTAGGTTTAAGTGCAGCTTTAGTAAGATTTATTCCTAAGTTTTTACATGAGAAAAGAAAAGATTTGATTAAGTCAACTATAATAAGTGTAGGCCTCTTACAAACTTCCATATCTTTAATAATAACTTTAATAATTATTATTATAGCCCCAATTATTGCTGAGTATTATATAAACAATAGAGGTCAATTTACAGGACATTTAGACTTTGTTGTTAATGTTTTAATTATTTTAAGTATTGGTTATTGGTTTCAGAGTATTATGGATGTTATTTCAAGGAGTATATTAGGATTTCAAAATCAGAAATATTATGGAACTATAAGTTTTGTTAGAGTCTCTTTAATTTTATTATTTTCTTTAATTTTTATATTTTTATTTAATATTCACAATGCATTATCTCCCACTTATGCCTACACAATAACTCCAATAGTTTTAATAATTATATATGGACATATATTTATAAAAAAAATATTTCCTAACTTTTTTAGAGAGAAATTAATTTTTTCTAAAAGTTTAGTTAAGGATCTATTTTCTTATGGACTTCCTTTAATGTTTGGTAGTGCCAGTGGCTTAATTTTAGGCTACTTAGATGGAATTTGTCTAACTTACTTTACAGGCCTAAATGCTGTTGCTGATTATAGGAATGTAGCTATGCCTACAACCTTAGTTTTATCTTATTTAGCTTCGGCAATACATTCTGTTCTCTTTCCAATGAGTTCTGAACTTTGGGAAAAGGGGTATAAAAGGTATATAAAGTTAGCACTTGAAAAAATAAGCTTATACACTTTTATTATCATTTTACCAATGGGTATATTAACAGCATATTTTTCAGAAATAATAGTAAAATTATTTTTTAATCTTCAATATTTGTCTGCAGTTCCAGCTATGAGAATTTTAAGTTTTGGAATAATTTTTATGAGTTTAAATAGAGTAGGATTTACAATTCTAAATGGAATAGGGAAATCTTTTTTGTCTATTAAAATATTATATATTGGAGCTTTTTTCAATTTAATATTTAATATTTTATTAATCCCTAAGTTTGGAACAATTGGGGCTTCAATAGCAACAACTCTTAGCTATTTTTTAATGTGGTTTCTATTAGTTAAGTTTATATATAAATTCTTAGATGTAAATTATAAAAAATTAATAAAAAATTTTGTTGTTATAATTATAATAGGCACTTTAAGTTTAATTCTGCTAATTTTAATAATGAAATTTTTAAATAATGTTAATATACTACTAAAACTTATATTTGGAATAATTATTTATGTTATTATTTATTTAGCAGGGATTTTATTATTAAAAATTATTGATTTCGACGAAATTCTAGAAATTCTAAATAAATTGAGGAGATTTAAATGA
- a CDS encoding UDP-glucose dehydrogenase family protein has protein sequence MKISVIGTGYVGLIQAVGLAELGFEVVGVDIDSSKVKLLNKGECPLYEEGLESLLKKHVNKNLTFTTSYEPIKDSDVIFVCVGTPQDKDGNADLRYLISAIKKIKETIDKDKYKVVVIKSTVPVGTNRKVKELLKGYNVDVVSNPEFLREGLAVKDFFEPDRIVLGFENLENKKPIEIMEKVYEYFKSKGVPLIITDWETSELIKYASNAFLATKISFINELAKLADKVGADIKVISKAMGLDPRIGDKFLNAGIGYGGSCFPKDVNALIYQFIDNNVEPLLIKATKEVNERQIIWFFNKIKSYYKNLNGKTFAILGLAFKPNTDDLRESRAIKLIDMLLKEGAIVKGFDYVDKARENTRNLYKLKLWRDYGYNIFILDDLYETVKDVDGIIIATEYNFNKEDWEKISKLVKEKVIFDGRNVLEPEKVKKLGFKYFGVGRR, from the coding sequence ATGAAAATCTCAGTAATAGGGACAGGTTATGTTGGCTTAATTCAAGCTGTTGGTTTAGCAGAGTTAGGATTTGAGGTTGTTGGGGTAGATATAGATAGTAGTAAAGTTAAATTATTAAATAAAGGAGAATGTCCTCTATATGAAGAAGGTTTAGAGAGTCTCTTAAAAAAACATGTAAATAAAAATTTAACTTTCACAACTTCTTATGAGCCAATAAAAGATTCTGATGTTATCTTTGTATGTGTTGGGACCCCTCAAGATAAAGATGGAAATGCTGATCTTAGATATCTAATTTCAGCAATAAAAAAAATTAAAGAGACTATTGACAAAGATAAATATAAAGTTGTAGTTATAAAGTCAACTGTACCAGTGGGAACAAATAGGAAGGTTAAAGAACTTTTAAAAGGCTACAATGTTGATGTTGTCTCAAATCCAGAGTTTTTAAGGGAAGGCTTAGCTGTCAAGGACTTTTTTGAGCCTGATAGGATAGTTTTAGGGTTTGAAAATTTAGAGAATAAGAAACCAATTGAAATTATGGAGAAGGTTTATGAATATTTTAAGAGTAAAGGAGTTCCTCTTATTATTACAGATTGGGAAACCTCTGAGCTAATAAAGTATGCTTCAAATGCCTTCTTGGCTACAAAGATCTCATTTATAAATGAGCTGGCAAAGTTAGCTGACAAGGTTGGAGCTGACATAAAGGTTATAAGTAAAGCTATGGGCTTAGATCCAAGGATAGGAGACAAATTTTTAAATGCTGGGATTGGCTATGGAGGGAGTTGTTTTCCGAAAGATGTAAATGCTTTAATATATCAATTTATTGATAATAATGTTGAACCCCTGTTAATAAAAGCAACAAAAGAAGTTAATGAGAGGCAAATTATTTGGTTCTTCAACAAAATAAAAAGCTACTACAAAAACCTAAATGGAAAAACTTTTGCCATCTTAGGGTTGGCTTTTAAGCCAAACACTGATGATCTAAGGGAAAGTAGAGCCATAAAGTTAATAGACATGCTCTTAAAGGAAGGAGCCATTGTTAAAGGCTTTGACTATGTTGATAAGGCAAGAGAAAATACAAGAAATTTATATAAGTTAAAACTATGGAGAGATTATGGCTACAACATCTTTATCTTAGATGATCTATATGAGACTGTTAAAGATGTTGATGGAATAATAATAGCTACTGAATACAACTTTAATAAGGAAGATTGGGAAAAAATTTCTAAGTTAGTTAAAGAAAAAGTTATCTTTGATGGAAGGAATGTTTTAGAGCCTGAAAAGGTTAAGAAGTTAGGATTTAAATACTTTGGGGTAGGTAGAAGATGA
- a CDS encoding NAD-dependent epimerase/dehydratase family protein — MKYKTILVTGSAGFIGFHLSKYLLENYDVNVIGIDNLNNYYNPLLKEKRNEILKSYEDYSFIKLDFSDWDTLFKSLKDKEIDLIVHLGAQAGVRYSLRNPWAYIRSNDMGTLNIFELARRLDIEKVVYASSSSVYGGNKKVPFSEEDRVDKPISLYAATKRANELMAYTYHHLYGIKMIGLRFFTVYGEYGRPDMAFWKFAKNILLEKPIEVYNYGKMERDFTYISDVVDGIIKSIEKDFDYEIFNLGNDNPVNLEYAISLMEKYLGKKAIKDYKPIQPGDVERTWADLRKSRELLGYDPKVKIEEGLKRFCWWFLENKDWTLKI; from the coding sequence ATGAAATATAAAACTATTTTAGTTACTGGAAGTGCTGGATTTATAGGCTTTCATCTAAGTAAATATTTATTGGAAAATTATGATGTTAATGTTATAGGAATAGACAATTTAAATAACTATTATAATCCTCTACTAAAAGAGAAGAGAAATGAGATCTTAAAAAGCTATGAGGATTACAGCTTTATAAAATTGGATTTCTCAGATTGGGATACATTATTTAAAAGTTTAAAAGATAAAGAAATTGACTTAATTGTTCATCTTGGGGCTCAGGCAGGAGTTAGATACTCTCTAAGAAATCCCTGGGCTTATATAAGGAGTAATGATATGGGAACTCTAAACATCTTTGAGCTTGCAAGAAGGTTAGATATTGAGAAAGTTGTTTATGCTTCTTCCTCTTCAGTATATGGAGGGAATAAAAAAGTTCCTTTTTCTGAGGAGGATAGGGTTGATAAGCCAATCTCTCTTTATGCTGCTACAAAGAGAGCTAATGAGTTGATGGCCTATACTTATCATCATCTATATGGAATTAAGATGATTGGGCTAAGATTTTTTACAGTCTATGGTGAGTATGGAAGGCCAGATATGGCATTTTGGAAGTTTGCTAAGAACATTTTATTAGAGAAGCCAATAGAAGTTTATAACTATGGAAAGATGGAGAGAGACTTTACTTACATCTCTGATGTGGTAGATGGAATAATAAAGAGTATTGAGAAAGATTTTGACTATGAAATTTTTAACTTGGGTAATGATAATCCTGTTAATTTAGAGTATGCCATCTCTTTAATGGAGAAATACTTAGGGAAGAAAGCTATTAAAGATTATAAACCTATACAGCCAGGAGATGTTGAAAGAACCTGGGCTGACTTAAGAAAGAGTAGAGAACTTTTAGGTTATGATCCTAAGGTTAAGATAGAGGAAGGTTTGAAAAGATTTTGTTGGTGGTTTTTGGAGAATAAAGATTGGACTTTAAAGATTTAG